One segment of Belonocnema kinseyi isolate 2016_QV_RU_SX_M_011 chromosome 7, B_treatae_v1, whole genome shotgun sequence DNA contains the following:
- the LOC117176445 gene encoding uncharacterized protein LOC117176445, producing the protein MDEVSELGDSLKMAEKRLFAMERKREKLPELNEKYIEFMNDYQDKQHMMKIPEEEVHIDARVTYLPYHAVFKEGSTTTKLRVVFDGSARNSSRLSLNEVQRVGPVVQNDLFSITLRFRQYPIVLSAYIAQMYRQIKVTENQQDLQRILWRKDPSEPIQHFRLTTVTYVTATAPF; encoded by the coding sequence ATGGACGAGGTCAGTGAACTTGGAGACTCTTTGAAAATGGCAGAAAAACGGCTATTCGCGATGGAACGTAAGAGAGAAAAACTTCCTGAGTTAAATGAGAAGTACATTGAGTTTATGAATGATTATCAAGATAAACAACACATGATGAAAATTCCTGAGGAGGAAGTGCATATCGATGCACGTGTTACTTATTTACCTTACCATGCGGTATTTAAAGAAGGCAGCACTACTACCAAATTACGCGTTGTCTTCGACGGATCTGCAAGAAATTCGTCCCGTCTCTCATTAAATGAGGTTCAGCGAGTCGGTCCCGTGGtgcaaaatgatcttttttcgaTCACGCTGCGATTTCGCCAGTATCCTATTGTACTCTCTGCCTATATTGCGCAGATGTATCGGCAAATTAAGGTTACTGAAAATCAACAAGATTTACAAAGAATTTTGTGGAGAAAGGACCCCTCTGAACCAATTCAGCATTTTCGACTCACTACAGTCACTTACGTTACCGCTACAGCCCCTTTTTAG
- the LOC117176446 gene encoding uncharacterized protein LOC117176446, whose protein sequence is MRDFYVDDLLTGTNTVEEARKQKTELIQLLSAAGMNVRKWASNNPYVFEELNNSDLERMIQTDKDPKTLGLLWAPAADELRYSVQQTPNPSITKRTILSTIAQIFHPLGLVGPAVIRAKIILQNLRQLKLGWDETLPQNLYTTWKEFHSHLRALNEITVPRFVLGANIVTVQLHGFSGASTVAYGTCIYLRSSDSVGNHNVRLLCTKSQVAPLKQINWPRLELQAALVLAHLSETVSAALSVEIKEKYFWSDSTITLGWILSYPTRWPTSVANRTSEMQRLTNDNWNHFLSGENPADLISREINPEDLHDQELWWMGPD, encoded by the coding sequence ATGAGAGATTTCTACGTGGATGATTTACTCACAGGGACAAACACTGTGGAGGAGGCAAGGAAACAGAAAACGGAACTAATTCAGCTCCTCTCTGCAGCAGGAATGAACGTTAGGAAATGGGCGTCAAATAACCCATACGTATTCGAAGAATTGAACAATTCAGATTTAGAAAGAATGATTCAAACAGATAAAGATCCAAAGACCTTAGGATTATTATGGGCACCTGCCGCCGACGAACTAAGATACTCTGTGCAACAGACACCGAATCCTTCTATCACGAAAAGGACAATATTATCCACTATTGCTCAGATTTTTCACCCATTAGGCCTCGTTGGCCCAGCGGTAATTCGTGCTaagattattttgcaaaatctgcGGCAATTAAAACTGGGTTGGGACGAGACTCTACCACAAAATCTTTATACCACATGGAAGGAATTTCACAGTCATCTGAGGGCATTAAATGAAATTACGGTACCGCGATTCGTTCTTGGCGCAAATATAGTTACTGTGCAACTCCATGGATTCAGTGGTGCCTCTACAGTAGCATACGGTACTTGTATATATCTACGGTCGTCTGATAGTGTCGGGAATCACAATGTACGTTTGTTGTGCACCAAGTCACAAGTCGCTCCGCTTAAACAAATCAACTGGCCCCGGCTGGAACTGCAAGCCGCCTTGGTGCTAGCACACCTCAGTGAAACCGTCAGTGCAGCACTCAGCGTggaaatcaaggaaaaatatttttggtccgACTCAACAATAACTTTGGGCTGGATTTTGTCATATCCTACTCGGTGGCCAACTTCCGTAGCTAACCGGACGAGTGAGATGCAACGGCTGACTAATGACAACTGGAATCACTTCTTATCCGGGGAAAATCCAGCTGATCTCATTTCTCGCGAAATCAATCCAGAAGATCTTCACGACCAGGAACTTTGGTGGATGGGCCCGGATTGA
- the LOC117176447 gene encoding uncharacterized protein LOC117176447 codes for MQNVKRAKEFRKLGYLEVSERAHALSRLLKLAQTQHFSREMHDIQESNQVSKISKLYSLNPFLDAQRLLRVGGRLVNAPVPFEQKHPIILSPSNPLTILIISNEHLKLMHGECQAVMGSLRNQYWPISCKNTRKNVLRKCVTCFRARPIGTEYIMGNLPESRVTPKCAFCTCGVDGAGTFQIKGAVRSKVTRKAYMCIFVCFVTKAVHIELAKDLSTDGFLTCLRRFVSRHGKCQHIYSDNGANFVGARNRLNELSRLLEDRDFERNVTDFLAQDQISWHLIPPNAPHFGGLWESAVKSAQKHVTRVIGETRLTYEKLYMVLTQVEA; via the coding sequence ATGCAAAATGTGAAAAGGGCTAAAGAGTTTAGGAAATTAGGTTACCTCGAAGTTTCCGAAAGAGCTCATGCCTTGTCGAGACTTTTGAAGCTTGCTCAGACTCAACATTTTTCACGTGAAATGCATGATATTCAAGAGTCAAATCAAGTTTCAAAGATAAGCAAATTGTACTCTCTTAATCCATTTTTAGATGCGCAGAGACTTCTCAGAGTGGGCGGCCGCTTGGTTAACGCTCCGGTACCATTTGAGCagaagcatcctatcattttgtCGCCAAGCAATCCATTAACTATTCTTATAATTTctaatgaacatttaaaattaatgcacGGTGAATGTCAAGCGGTTATGGGTTCTTTGAGAAATCAATACTGGCCCATCTCCTGTAAGAACACCAGAAAAAATGTACTTAGAAAATGCGTCACGTGTTTCAGGGCTCGCCCTATAGGCACTGAGTATATAATGGGAAATTTGCCAGAGTCACGTGTCACCCCGAAATGTGCATTTTGTACTTGCGGAGTTGACGGTGCTGGGACGTTTCAAATAAAGGGCGCTGTACGTTCTAAGGTTACTCGTAAGGCTTACATGTGTATCTTCGTGTGTTTTGTAACTAAGGCCGTACATATTGAGCTTGCTAAGGATTTGAGTACAGACGGCTTTTTAACTTGTTTACGTCGGTTTGTTTCTCGCCATGGTAAATGTCAACATATTTACTCCGACAACGGTGCCAATTTTGTCGGAGCACGCAATCGACTGAACGAATTAAGCAGGCTACTTGAGGACCGCGATTTTGAAAGAAATGTAACCGATTTTTTAGCACAGGATCAAATTTCTTGGCATTTGATTCCTCCTAATGCACCTCATTTCGGAGGGCTTTGGGAAAGTGCCGTTAAATCTGCGCAAAAACATGTTACTCGGGTGATAGGAGAAACGCGACTCACGTATGAGAAATTATACATGGTATTAACGCAAGTAGAGGCTTGA